The stretch of DNA attattaacttttttttaacctcTAAAACCTATTtgatcaaacttaaaaaaaaaagtgtagatagccaaatttttggaaaaatatccttcatttataattttcccaaTCAAACCACATCAGTTACATAACTATTTGGAGCGACGTTAAATAATAGTCATAGAAATCTATCTAGAAGACTAAAACGGATATGagataattatttatattaagaACTTTCTATTCTTGCTAAATTCAACCTACCATATCTAGAATAATGACTTATCTTTACtatctataatttttattaaaaaatcaaaaaaaaaaattaagaaagaaaatagcTATTGAAATTTGGTAAGAAAAACTCACGTATTTTTTGAAAACATggcaagagaaaagaaaagaaagaatgattCATCCCAAGAAGAATATATGTTTGTTCGTTTGTtggataaaaagaaagataattacGAATATTTTGGGGTTTGGATCTTGACCCGAATTAAGAATGTTTGGGTTACTAATCCAACAACAATTGAAAatactttcttctttaaactttCGGTTTTGGAAGATGCTCATCAACATTATATTTTCTTCGTTTATTTTTCATATCGGTAAATCCATTTTAATTAGTTCTTGAATTATTTCGTAACAGTGTAACCAAAGATATCATACTAAACTAATATATCGATCGACTATCGCAACCATATCTGGTTTTAAGAACGAATATATTGATCGGTTCAGAACCGACTCACTTAATCAATGATCTCGTATACATATGAGATGTGTGATCACAAGAATAAAATCGAAATCGTCAAATAATAAGCTTACGATACGTGTGACGTATGCATAAATGTGAATGGAATTAAAATATTCACTATATGTTTGATGAAAAGTGTAACAAGACTTTGCTAACCTCTCTATTCCCTATTCTTTTGACCAGAATTTTGCACTAATATGCCTTAATTATTAAGATGCCATGCGcgtttatcttttgtttctttgtccaCTATTTTATTCTTTGATAAACATTGGCTAGTAATGTATGCCCTTTACATTTCTTTATGAAATTTCTTtcttaaaacatttttgttgattatcaaaagaaagatcaCATGCATGTTATTATTTACTACATATTGCATGCAAAACATATGTCGTAAACTCGTAATGCATATGCtcgttatatttatttatttagtttgataTGATCAGTTCCTTAGCTATAATAAAGAAGCTTCTACTAGTAAAAACGATTGTGGAAACTAACAAAAACAGCATTCAATTATGACGTGGGAATAATGTGGGATGACGTTCTTCTATAATCTATCTTCGACGGCGTTCTAGAATAACCTGGAAATGAAAACTACTCTATCAactgtttttataaaaatggcTAGTTTAGTGAAAAACTAAGTATTggtcaaatattattattacattcaGGTGCACGTGAGAATCATTACGTGAATCTTTTCCGCTCATATTTTACATCATCAAGTTTCTTCAACCTTCGACgaaatgttttcttttatatataatttacacaTATAGTATAAAATTATAGAGATGCAGAATCTATGATTAATTTCCACATTATATTATACATCTTAGGTCGGCGATAAATCTACTCATATTAATTACATGCAAAACATAGcgaataattaaatgaaaattattgtTTGCACTAAAACATTATAGTTTGATAACTTTAGCAGCAAAAAGAAGTTTAATACCCACTCACTGTTTAAATTATAatgttttccaaaattaaaaagaaaaaagtttctcATCCAACggttaccttttctttttccctgATCACATgatattttgcttttttgaGCAATCAttcacacacaacaacaacaacataaaaataatttagtagGGCcataaaataatctatataacACGGCATGAATAAAGAGCatcttcttatataataaaattactaaataacataaaactaaatTCAATTAATTTGAGCTAGCGATATATATGAATCGTTTTATGACGCTATAAAGTTAGTTAACTTTATACTTTACAAGTTTCTATGGTTCACATTTGGCAGCATCTCCCTGTTTTGTCAACTCGTGTTTCAGTTTCACTATAAATTCACCTAATTGACTTCATCTTCTATTCATCATCCTCACATCTAATAATTCTCCATCTCTCTACCATTCTCTCTCCTTTGCAAATCAATATGGCTAAGTTCACAACCATTTTCATCATCGCTCTCTTGCTTTGCTCTACGCTAACCTACGCAGCCAGGCTGACTCCCACGGCAACCACCGCTTCATCCAGAGAAAACTCCGTCAAGGTTTGCTAACTTCTTTATGTCTTTTTCAGAATCCTAATTTCAACTcgaaaccatatatataccaAGAACCAAGAATCTGTCGGAGTATGTTCGGCGCATTAGACATGATCGATCTGgatgaaatttttataaatatgaaagcTGCAAATACCTAGATTATGCTAAGCCTTACTCTAAAATTCTAAAGTAtagatatataacaaatttttttttttttttataaaaacaacttGCATGCATAATTTTTGAAGTAACGCTAAAAAAACACGTGTCATTAGAAAGAACTATCGAAAATTACTAACGgaatttccaaaaaaacatttgatcaATTTTCGATGAGTTTTCAAAACTTCGTCgtattttgtaagaaaatatgtatatgtcaatgtatatatatttttaaaaaaaaatttaaaattttccgaTAAATtttcgattatatatatatatatatatatatcNNNNNNNNNNNNNNNNNNNNNNNNNNNNNNNNNNNNNNNNNNNNNNNNNNNNNNNNNNNNNNNNNNNNNNNNNNNNNNNNNNNNNNNNNNNNNNNNNNNNNNNNNNNNNNNNNNNNNNNNNNNNNNNNNNNNNNNNNNNNNNNNNNNNNNNNNNNNNNNNNNNNNNNNNNNNNNNNNNNNNNNNNNNNNNNNNNNNNNNNNNNNNNNNNNNNNNNNNNNNNNNNNNNNNNNNNNNNNNNNNNNNNNNNNNNNNNNNNNNNNNNNNNNNNNNNNNNNNNNNNNNNNNNNNNNNNNNNNNNNNNNNNNNNNNNNNNNNNNNNNNNNNNNNNNNNNNNNNNNNNNNNNNNNNNNNNNNNNNNNNNNNNNNNNNNNNNNNNNNNNNNNNNNNNNNNNNNNNNNNNNNNNNNNNNNNNNNNNNNNNNNNNNNNNNNNNNNNNNNNNNNNNNNNNNNNNNNNNNNNNNNNNNNNNNNNNNNNNNNNNNNNNNNNNNNNNNNNNNNNNNNNNNNNNNNNNNNNNNNNNNNNNNNNNNNNNNNNNNNNNNNNNNNNNNNNNNNNNNNNNNNNNNNNNNNNNNNNNNNNNNNNNNNNNNNNNNNNNNNNNNNNNNNNNNNNNNNNNNNNNNNNNNNNNNNNNNNNNNNNNNNNNNNNNNNNNNNNNNNNNNNNNNNNNNNNNNNNNNNNNNNNNNNNNNNNNNNNNNNNNNNNNNNNNNNNNNNNNNNNNNNNNNNNNNNNNNNNNNNNNNNNNNNNNNNNNNNNNNNNNNNNNNNNNNNNNNNNNNNNNNNNNNNNNNNNNNNNNNNNNNNNNNNNNNNNNNNNNNNNNNNNTATATATGAATCGTTTTATGACGCTATAAAGTTAGTTAACTTTATACTTTACAAGTTTCTATGGTTCACATTTGGCAGCATCTCCCTGTTTTGTCAACTCGTGTTTCAGTTTCACTATAAATTCACCTAATTGACTTCATCTTCTATTCATCATCCTCACATCTAATAATTCTCCATCTCTCTACCATTCTCTCTCCTTTGCAAATCAATATGGCTAAGTTCACAACCATTTTCATCATCGCTCTCTTGCTTTGCTCTACGCTAACCTACGCAGCCAGGCTGACTCCCACGGCAACCACCGCTTCATCCAGAGAAAACTCCGTCAAGGTTTGCTAACTTCTTTATGTCTTTTTCAGAATCCTAATTTCAACTcgaaaccatatatataccaAGAACCAAGAATCTGTCGGAGTATGTTCGGCGCATTAGACATGATCGATCTGgatgaaatttttataaatatgaaagcTGCAAATACCTAGATTATGCTAAGCCTTACTCTAAAATTCTAAAGTAtagatatataacaaatttttttttttttttataaaaacaacttGCATGCATAATTTTTGAAGTAACGCTAAAAAAACACGTGTCATTAGAAAGAACTATCGAAAATTACTAACGgaatttccaaaaaaacatttgatcaATTTTCGATGAGTTTTCAAAACTTCGTCgtattttgtaagaaaatatgtatatgtcaatgtatatatatttttaaaaaaaaatttaaaattttccgaTAAATtttcgattatatatatatatatatatatatctattaaaaacTATATTTGTAATTTAGCCGTTAAAGTTTTTCAAGTTTTGATATACCACTCTTTCGATTTGTCTCATGTTATATCACAAGAGTACTAAATTTATATACCGGAAGTAACTTTGAATTTAGTACTGACgcacaatttttctttttacgtaTAGGAAATTGAGGGGGac from Camelina sativa cultivar DH55 chromosome 9, Cs, whole genome shotgun sequence encodes:
- the LOC104711501 gene encoding phytosulfokines 3-like, producing MAKFTTIFIIALLLCSTLTYAARLTPTATTASSRENSVKEIEGDMVEEESCNGIGEEECFIRRSLVVHTDYIYTQNHKP